Genomic window (Mya arenaria isolate MELC-2E11 chromosome 16, ASM2691426v1):
CTGTCAAAGCAACAAATGACAACGCACAACAGGGAAATGAAACAACGCTTGTTTGTAAGTAGACACAGTAGAGTTAAGTGAACaagttcttgtttttatttgtaaattatcaGGGGgatgtacatgtttattgtttggcATGTTATTAACATCATGGAACAGTTCTTTACCAAAACAAGTCACCAATAATACATGAATTTACCCGCGCATTAAATAGACAATATTGCCGCGCGTTAAATAGACTACATTACACACGCATGAGGTAGACAAAGCTGCCCATGCATTGAATAGAGTTGGCATTGTTACTCATGCATTCAGTAGACAAAGCTACGCATGTATAAGATACTTAAAGGTATTCATGCATTGTGTAGATAAAGTATTCACGCATTTAATAGAAAAAGAGACGCGCGCATTAGGAAAACATAGTAACACACTTACTAAATAAACACAGTACGTATTTAGTGCACTAAGTTATGCTCGAGTGAAATGGAAATATCATCCAACTGCTCTTAGCTTCTTACGTTATATCAAAATCATTACAGCATACTGTTTTACATGAACTGCTGTAGAGTTTGCCTTCTCAATAATAGATACGCGTATTAATATTTATTGGCATGTCTTTCTGTACAGCACGAGATGATGTCCCTTTGTACGACACACGTCTTGTTATACGTACGGTTGAAAAACCTTGGGCGGGGGATCTCTCTGAGGAAGAAATTGAGGTATCATCATTTTAACTAAACTTTGACGATGAAGTATTGTTTACTATGAATATagaaatatgttaatttaaagGTTTTTGTACAGTGTAGTCGTATAGTTTGAATTTTGCCCGACTTAAGCAAGCCGCTACTCTAGCTGAAAGTGGTATCCCTTGCTTGGTATGAGTTAATCATTTTATACCACACAGTATTAAGGAGATTCACTTTTTCAGAATTGCCGCCATTCAACAGAAAACGATAAATGTATAAAAGAcgaaattgaaatttaattctGATGTTTACTCAGTTTGGATTTGTTTTCGCAATTgtgaattaaaatattcacaaaccAATACAACACATGCACTatatgaaatgaatttaaatctCACTGAGATGGCTTCAAATCGTTCCCTGCATTTGTCTCACTATCTGTTTGGTCTTGTGATATAAATGCTTATTTAGTATTTGTAGTAAAGGAATATCTGAACTAGTATTTGATACATGTTACATAACTTAACAATAGCGATGTATATGTGTTTCAGAATAACCTGGAACAGATAATTCTACATTACGCAATTGTTCCCCAAGTGgcctactacagaaatgaacagtaatatttgttatacttgtaaATCGTCCCCAAACTGGCCTGCTACATAAATGAacagtaatatttattatactttATCTTGTAAATCGTCCCAAAAGTGGCCTTCTACATAAATGAACAGTAATATTTGCTATATTGTATCTTGCACATCGTCCCAAAAGTGGCCTTCTACATAAATGAACAGCATTATTTGCTATATTGTATCTTGTACTTGGTCCCAAAAGTGGCTTCTAAATAAATGGTTAATACTTTATGCTATCTTTTGGAACAAACTGTCATAAAAAACCCCAGTCAAATCAGTAGTTATTGGAGGAacaatgataaacatacattacttgtttataatttgataaTACGCTCACTGCATCCATTAGTTGTATCACGAATTTTGTGTTGGTATAGCAATGCGGAGCACCAAGTTGTGTCAAATGTCTTTATctattatattgattttactgatttttaaaatttacgaaTACACATATCTGCTATCGTAAGGGGAAATGGAACGGGTTTATAAGTGGTACATAGTTTTAAAACTTGAGAACTTGACAAGTTCTATGTCCAAAAAAGAAAGAGATAAATTGTAAAGAATAGCATTAACGCTTCAGAAGTAATTCAAAGACTTTACAATTAAAcccaaacatatatatttgttattgttaggACTGTTAACTTCGTCGCGCCATACTTCGGAAAAGGGACCTTGGATACAGTTATACAGAAAGAAAGAGAAACGGAAAAACCGCAAACGTTACAATGGAAGAATAAGTTACGAATACTTTACCAAATATGCCGGGCCATTGAATATCTTCATCAGCCACCAAAATGTGAAAGGTCTGTGATACACAtatgcatttaacatttttggaatatttaagagCGTGTTTATACTGTACAAAAGTATAACTGACTATATGtactaaaatgcattaaattatataatcttAATGTAGTCTTATCTAACATACAGAAGTAGGTCTCATCACTTTGTCTATTTGGgatttatatttatatccaGAGAAGAAAATGTAAGCTAGGTTATACAATACCacatcttttttgaaaataattgtatgcGACATATAGTTGTCTAGAAGTAGACAACCATCATACAAGATTGTGGcaattattatgccccccccccccttcgaagaagaggggtatattgctctgcacatgtcggtcggtcggtagaccaaagcttgtccaagtgattactcaacaaatgattttaagggtcatcgggtcaaaggtcaaggtcacagtgacctcaAATGGTGAAAGGATTtgaaagcttgtccgagtgataaatCAAGAATGCAGGTCAAAGggcaaggtcacagtgaccttgaatgataaattGTTCTCCAATTGGTtatttgacaatgcctgtaccaATGACCCTCAATCTTACCTTTGGAGGTTGGGTTTgactagttgatgacccctattgatttttgggATCATCAGGCCAAGGGTCAAGGTCTCATtgaccttaaatgataaaaattgtccgagtgataactcgacaatgcctacacccatggccctcaaacttgacatggaggtaggcctgactagtagatgacacCCTTTGATTTTGAGGGTcatttggtcaaaggtcaaggtcacatttaccatgaatgataaaaaaaatgtacaagtGAAAACTTAACCGTGCCTGCACCAATGACCCTTAAACTTCACTtgtaggttgggcctgaccagttgatgaaCCCTATTTTTTTAGGGGGTGGTCAtcaggtcaaatgtcaaggtcacagtggccTTGAAGGCAAAattcgacaattcctggacctatggtcatcaagttgaaatgaaggttgggcctgaccaatagattACCCCTCTTGATTTTCGGTTTCATTTgggtaaaggtcaaggttacagtgacttTTAACacgaaaaagttaacaaagcttctccaagtgatatctcaacaaagcctggacctatgatcatcaaacttgactagaatgttgggcctgacctatAGATGGCCCCTtttaatttaaggggtcatcaggtcaaaggtcaaggtcacagtgaccttgaatgcaaaagcttttctgtgtgataacttgacactgcCTGCACCCATTGACCAAAACTTTGGAGGTccatacatatttcatttaattgtccaaaaaatcctgacaacatggcgctgaggggggcataataattgACAAACATATCTTGTTTACGGACTTGGTCACAAGTTCATTTAGAATCGATTGAATTTCTCCAAAATACATCCATAAAGAATGTAATTCTTCAGAAAACCTGTTTCCCACGGCAACATTTGCATGCAAAACGTTCTATTGGATGAGCAGAATAATGCCcgattgttatttttatcaccCAAATCGGTCGAAGGAGGAGTTGAGGAGGAACAGTTTCAAAAGGACAAAAACAAAGATGTTCAAGCCTTCAAAGAAAGTATGATccgcttatatatatatatagatgcattatgctttttgatgaaataaagagttttatcagtgaaatgacAAAAGtgaactactactactactactactactactactacaactacaactacaactacaactacaactacaactacaactactactactactactactactaaaactacaactacttctacttctacatctacttctactaccatactactactactactactgcttctactactactactactgctgctgctgctgctgctactgctgcagctgctgctgctgcagctgctgctgctgctgctgctgctactactctGCTGCTGCTATAACTACttctacttttactactactactacttctactgtttttactactactaatactattactactactactactactacttttactatttctactactataactactaaTACTACTTGAATACGTTTTGCTTAATTTGTAGTGGTACAGGAAGCCCTTCAACAAAATAGGAAGAAAGCCGCATCAGATGTTCTTGCACATATACAAAGGGTAAATATAAAGTCCTCACACCGATCCCTCATTTTCTCTGAATATTTGATGATACAAAATATAGCTCCCTGTCCGTAAGCATTTCTACAATTCAATTTACTCAACAAACATAGAACGAGAAGTTCAAGagcaaatgttgaaaaagtaggGTGGTTTTAGATAAGGGTTCGGACAAGTGTCAGCTTGAGTATTTAGAAACTTGTTTAAATCCACATCGAACTGCCTGAACATTCCAGCTAACTAATCGAAACGTTTATTATAAGCATATATTGATGAGTAtgagtttttagctcgactatttgaagaataaggagagctatactacttacccaagcgtcggcgtcggcgtcaccccttggttaaggctttgcttgcaagcacacataggtaaatatctctgcaactacttgaagtattgcattgagaaaatgagactttatacaatggtactcaaccattcaacctacttaattaaccaagtttgataactctagtttgcatttaatgcaaataattgccctttattattagacttagaaattctggttaaggttttgtgtgtaaAGAGccataggttaatatcttagcaactacttgaggAATTGCACTGAGGccttatacaatggtactcaaccatccgaCCTACTAAATCAATctagttagataactctagtttgcatttaatgcaaaataattgtccttttttattcgacttagaaattctgattaaggtttGGCATGTTAACACTTTCAAGTCAATACTTCAGCgaatacattatgtattgcattgacactttacacacaggctcccaaccatttaaccttcttatttaatcatgtaagataactctatcattcatattatatcattgttgcccctttattatgcgacttagaaattcttgttaaggtcttgcatgtaagcacacataggataatatctcagcaactacttaatgtattgcattgacactttatacaatggtattcaaccacccaacctaatttaATAACCAAGTAAGTTCACtgcattttgcaaataatggccctttattattacacttaaaaattctggttaaatttttgcatgtaaccacatttatgttaatatctcagcacaccatgt
Coding sequences:
- the LOC128222537 gene encoding uncharacterized protein LOC128222537 isoform X1, whose translation is MTTHNREMKQRLFHEMMSLCTTHVLLYVRLKNLGRGISLRKKLRTVNFVAPYFGKGTLDTVIQKERETEKPQTLQWKNKLRILYQICRAIEYLHQPPKCERKPVSHGNICMQNVLLDEQNNARLLFLSPKSVEGGVEEEQFQKDKNKDVQAFKEMVQEALQQNRKKAASDVLAHIQRADTMTDLKKELQSGLRGEDINWWTPSQDDGKKEEMCEICCVNKPEKTFAKLTHDRFCVSKIHICVGCLWNWRYNPVKCHSCDEDKIRSPVGDRWGAIFIAGTDKKEDITKRFEDDIEKLKDRVITKAILMGVKDNVFTVKKSTTTYGEQLEKAFSKIDTP
- the LOC128222537 gene encoding uncharacterized protein LOC128222537 isoform X2, which produces MMSLCTTHVLLYVRLKNLGRGISLRKKLRTVNFVAPYFGKGTLDTVIQKERETEKPQTLQWKNKLRILYQICRAIEYLHQPPKCERKPVSHGNICMQNVLLDEQNNARLLFLSPKSVEGGVEEEQFQKDKNKDVQAFKEMVQEALQQNRKKAASDVLAHIQRADTMTDLKKELQSGLRGEDINWWTPSQDDGKKEEMCEICCVNKPEKTFAKLTHDRFCVSKIHICVGCLWNWRYNPVKCHSCDEDKIRSPVGDRWGAIFIAGTDKKEDITKRFEDDIEKLKDRVITKAILMGVKDNVFTVKKSTTTYGEQLEKAFSKIDTP